The DNA window GGGGCTTATTGCGGATGGTTGTGCCCTTACGGTGCGATGCTTGAGTTATTAAACTCAATTGCCGGTAAGATAAAATCTCCATGGATAAATCTCAGAGTTCCTCAGGGGGCACACAGAGTATTGTTGAAACTAAAATACATAGCCCTTGCCGCAATTGTTGGCCTTGCATGGTATAACTTCATGCTTTCGGAGTTTTTGACGGAGGTTGAGCCATTTAAAACCTTTGTGCTAAAACTTAACAGGCAATGGTATTTTGTAGCGTACTTTATTGTGCTGACACTTCTGTCGGTGGTTGTTTACCGTGCCTTTTGCCGCTTCCTCTGTCCTTTGGGGGCAGCAATATCAATTCCTTCAATTTTAAAAAACTTTCTGCCTATGAGCACACTTAAAAGAAGAGCGCTCTGCGCCAGTTGCAAAGTATGCGCCAAATCCTGTAACAGCGCTGCAATCAGTACTACTGGCGACATTAATTACGCCGAGTGTATGCAGTGCCTTGACTGCCAGATGATTTACCATGACACACACAGATGTACAGGGCTATTAGGCAAAAACAAGTGAATAGTTGCCGTTTGATTTCATTGTTTTTTGCCATTTTTATGGTATCAGCAACAA is part of the Nitrospirota bacterium genome and encodes:
- a CDS encoding 4Fe-4S binding protein, which produces METALWKIIWTQKIVHIVLFAALIVAIAVVFLFRDRLSKRPLVFKVIRYGILVVSFFYAGLYLKAQPTTTNIAIAISAAKDGNFPMELFLMEPFIFLSFAFIAISAVIWGRGAYCGWLCPYGAMLELLNSIAGKIKSPWINLRVPQGAHRVLLKLKYIALAAIVGLAWYNFMLSEFLTEVEPFKTFVLKLNRQWYFVAYFIVLTLLSVVVYRAFCRFLCPLGAAISIPSILKNFLPMSTLKRRALCASCKVCAKSCNSAAISTTGDINYAECMQCLDCQMIYHDTHRCTGLLGKNK